One genomic segment of Macaca fascicularis isolate 582-1 chromosome 19, T2T-MFA8v1.1 includes these proteins:
- the ZNF544 gene encoding zinc finger protein 544 isoform X5 — protein sequence MEARSKLVPPQASVCFEDVAMAFTQEEWEQLDLAQRTLYREVTLETWEHIVSLGLFLSKSDVISQLEQEEDLCRAEQVVPRDTSDYSTHN from the exons ATGGAAGCACGTTCTAAGCTGGTTCCGCCCCAG GCATCTGTGTGCTTCGAGGACGTGGCTATGGCATTCACACAGGAGGAGTGGGAACAGCTGGACCTGGCCCAGAGGACACTGTACCGAGAGGTGACACTGGAGACCTGGGAGCATATTGTCTCCCTGG GGCTTTTCCTTTCCAAATCTGATGTGATCTCTCAGCTGGAGCAAGAAGAGGACCTGTGCAGGGCAGAGCAGGTGGTCCCCCGAG
- the ZNF544 gene encoding zinc finger protein 544 isoform X2 translates to MVLTSERLFPQREHCEPELGGSYSVPSTLSLLPMTLPARTGFTKPNSQVKEFKQNSTFINHEKNGAGGKHCENHQHARALCQSIYLSKLGNIETGKKNPYEHIVGRDSLNYGSSLCFHGKTFSVKKSDDCKDYGNLFSHSVSLNEQKPAHFGKSQYECDECREACSENLCLVQTERSDPGGTPFRGEDGCAAFPVASSFSDCNIIQTAEKSFVCNQCGNSFSCCCKHIYQRTQTGEKPFECTHCGKSFSQSYDLVIHQRTHTGEKPYECDLCGKSFTQRSKLIMHQRIHTGEKPYQCVECGKSFRWNSNLIVHQRIHTGEKPYECTHCGKSFSQSYELVTHTRTHTGEKPFKCTQCGKSFSQKYDLVVHQRTHTGEKPYECNLCGKSFSQSSKLITHQRIHTGEKPYLCIECGKSFRWNSNLVIHQRIHTGEKPYKCTHCGKSFSQSYQLVAHKRTHTGEKPYECNQCGKAFNRSTQLIRHLQIHTGEKPYKCNQCDKAFARSSYLLMHQRTHTGEKPFECSQCGKAFTGSSNLLSHQRIHSGEKPYECSDCGKSFRQRSQLVVHRQTHTGEKP, encoded by the coding sequence ATGGTACTCACCTCAGAGAGACTGTTTCCTCAAAGAGAACACTGTGAGCCTGAACTTGGGGGAAGTTATTCTGTACCTTCTACTTTAAGCCTTCTACCTATGACATTACCTGCACGTACAGGTTTCACTAAGCCTAACTCACAGGTTAAAGAGTTTAAACAAAATTCAACTTTcattaatcatgagaaaaatggaGCAGGTGGGAAGCACTGTGAGAATCATCAGCATGCTAGAGCCTTGTGTCAGAGCATTTACTTGAGTAAACTTGGAAACAttgaaacaggaaagaaaaacccTTATGAACATATTGTTGGTCGTGACTCTCTCAACTATGGTTCCTCCCTTTGTTTTCATGGTAAAACTTTTTCAGTGAAGAAAAGTGATGACTGTAAGGATTATGGAAATCTCTTCAGTCACAGTGTGTCTCTGAATGAACAGAAGCCAGCGCATTTTGGAAAAAGTCAGTATGAGTGTGATGAATGCAGAGAAGCCTGTTCTGAGAATCTGTGCCTtgtacaaacagaaagaagtgaCCCTGGAGGGACCCCCTTCAGAGGTGAGGATGGCTGTGCTGCCTTCCCTGTGGCCTCATCTTTTTCTGACTGTAACATCATTCAGACTGCAGAGAAGTCATTTGTGTGTAATCAGTGTGGAAACTCTTTCAGCTGTTGTTGTAAGCACATATACCAGAGAACACAAACTGGAGAAAAGCCCTTCGAATGTACTCATTGTGGGAAATCTTTTAGTCAGAGCTATGACCTTGTCATACATCAGAGGAcacacactggagagaagccctatgAGTGCGACCTATGTGGGAAATCCTTCACCCAGAGATCCAAACTTATTATGCATCAGcgaattcacactggagaaaaaccgTATCAGTGTGTTGAATGTGGAAAATCCTTCAGGTGGAACTCTAACCTCATTgtacatcagagaattcatactggagagaaaccgtaCGAGTGCACTCACTGTGGAAAGTCCTTCAGCCAAAGCTATGAGTTAGTTACACATACAAGAACCCACACTGGAGAAAAGCCCTTCAAATGTACTCAGTGTGGGAAATCTTTCAGCCAGAAGTATGATCTTGTTGTACATCAGAGGacacacactggagagaaaccctatgagtgCAACCTGTGTGGGAAATCCTTCTCCCAGAGTTCTAAACTTATTACGCATCAGcgaattcacactggagaaaaaccgTATCTGTGTATCGAATGTGGGAAATCCTTCAGGTGGAACTCTAACCTCGTCAtccatcagagaattcatactggggAGAAACCGTACAAGTGCACTCATTGTGGAAAGTCCTTCAGCCAAAGCTATCAATTAGTTGCACATAaaagaactcacactggagaaaagcccTATGAATGTAACCAGTGTGGAAAAGCCTTCAATCGAAGCACTCAGCTCATCAGGCATCTGCAAATTCACACTGGGGAGAAGCCGTACAAATGCAATCAGTGCGATAAAGCCTTTGCGAGGAGCTCCTACCTTTTGAtgcatcagagaactcacactggtgagaaacctTTTGAGTGCAGTCAGTGTGGGAAGGCCTTTACAGGGAGCTCTAACCTTCTTTCCCATCAGAGAATTCAttctggagagaaaccctatgaatgtagtGACTGTGGGAAATCCTTCCGGCAGCGATCTCAGCTTGTAGTGCATCGGCAGAcacatactggagagaaaccttag
- the ZNF544 gene encoding zinc finger protein 544 isoform X8, with the protein MEARSKLVPPQASVCFEDVAMAFTQEEWEQLDLAQRTLYREGFSFPNLM; encoded by the exons ATGGAAGCACGTTCTAAGCTGGTTCCGCCCCAG GCATCTGTGTGCTTCGAGGACGTGGCTATGGCATTCACACAGGAGGAGTGGGAACAGCTGGACCTGGCCCAGAGGACACTGTACCGAGAG GGCTTTTCCTTTCCAAATCTGATGTGA
- the ZNF544 gene encoding zinc finger protein 544 isoform X3, giving the protein MEARSKLVPPQASVCFEDVAMAFTQEEWEQLDLAQRTLYREVTLETWEHIVSLGLFLSKSDVISQLEQEEDLCRAEQVVPRGKSRPCGEQLTVNKLGQRAGPQGPRREACLEGASLGALCSSSPIQRTSPIRSVQFMASSVFPECGTLTIISSRTVHHPNHLGLFT; this is encoded by the exons ATGGAAGCACGTTCTAAGCTGGTTCCGCCCCAG GCATCTGTGTGCTTCGAGGACGTGGCTATGGCATTCACACAGGAGGAGTGGGAACAGCTGGACCTGGCCCAGAGGACACTGTACCGAGAGGTGACACTGGAGACCTGGGAGCATATTGTCTCCCTGG GGCTTTTCCTTTCCAAATCTGATGTGATCTCTCAGCTGGAGCAAGAAGAGGACCTGTGCAGGGCAGAGCAGGTGGTCCCCCGAGGTAAGAGCAGACCTTGTGGTGAGCAACTCACAGTTAACAAACTTGGACAGAGAGCAGGGCCCCAGGGGCCAAGGAGGGAGGCTTGTTTGGAGGGAGCTTCCTTGGGTGCTCTCTGCAGCAGTTCCCCCATTCAAAGGACTTCACCCATTCGAAGTGTGCAGTTCATGGCTTCCAGTGTCTTCCCTGAGTGTGGAACCCTCACCATAATCAGTTCCAGAACAGTTCATCATCCCAACCATTTAGGCCTCTTTacttga
- the ZNF544 gene encoding zinc finger protein 544 isoform X6 translates to MEARSKLVPPQASVCFEDVAMAFTQEEWEQLDLAQRTLYREVTLETWEHIVSLAGARRGPVQGRAGGPPRLEDYP, encoded by the exons ATGGAAGCACGTTCTAAGCTGGTTCCGCCCCAG GCATCTGTGTGCTTCGAGGACGTGGCTATGGCATTCACACAGGAGGAGTGGGAACAGCTGGACCTGGCCCAGAGGACACTGTACCGAGAGGTGACACTGGAGACCTGGGAGCATATTGTCTCCCTGG CTGGAGCAAGAAGAGGACCTGTGCAGGGCAGAGCAGGTGGTCCCCCGAG ACTGGAAGACTACCCTTGA
- the ZNF544 gene encoding zinc finger protein 544 isoform X7, which yields MEARSKLVPPQASVCFEDVAMAFTQEEWEQLDLAQRTLYREVTLETWEHIVSLAGARRGPVQGRAGGPPRYQ from the exons ATGGAAGCACGTTCTAAGCTGGTTCCGCCCCAG GCATCTGTGTGCTTCGAGGACGTGGCTATGGCATTCACACAGGAGGAGTGGGAACAGCTGGACCTGGCCCAGAGGACACTGTACCGAGAGGTGACACTGGAGACCTGGGAGCATATTGTCTCCCTGG CTGGAGCAAGAAGAGGACCTGTGCAGGGCAGAGCAGGTGGTCCCCCGAG
- the ZNF544 gene encoding zinc finger protein 544 isoform X1 translates to MEARSKLVPPQASVCFEDVAMAFTQEEWEQLDLAQRTLYREVTLETWEHIVSLGLFLSKSDVISQLEQEEDLCRAEQVVPRDWKTTLEENRLNSEKDQAREELSHHVEVKQCVQEEPPCLVSLGKVHNQSNQLREHQDNSLRFMVLTSERLFPQREHCEPELGGSYSVPSTLSLLPMTLPARTGFTKPNSQVKEFKQNSTFINHEKNGAGGKHCENHQHARALCQSIYLSKLGNIETGKKNPYEHIVGRDSLNYGSSLCFHGKTFSVKKSDDCKDYGNLFSHSVSLNEQKPAHFGKSQYECDECREACSENLCLVQTERSDPGGTPFRGEDGCAAFPVASSFSDCNIIQTAEKSFVCNQCGNSFSCCCKHIYQRTQTGEKPFECTHCGKSFSQSYDLVIHQRTHTGEKPYECDLCGKSFTQRSKLIMHQRIHTGEKPYQCVECGKSFRWNSNLIVHQRIHTGEKPYECTHCGKSFSQSYELVTHTRTHTGEKPFKCTQCGKSFSQKYDLVVHQRTHTGEKPYECNLCGKSFSQSSKLITHQRIHTGEKPYLCIECGKSFRWNSNLVIHQRIHTGEKPYKCTHCGKSFSQSYQLVAHKRTHTGEKPYECNQCGKAFNRSTQLIRHLQIHTGEKPYKCNQCDKAFARSSYLLMHQRTHTGEKPFECSQCGKAFTGSSNLLSHQRIHSGEKPYECSDCGKSFRQRSQLVVHRQTHTGEKP, encoded by the exons ATGGAAGCACGTTCTAAGCTGGTTCCGCCCCAG GCATCTGTGTGCTTCGAGGACGTGGCTATGGCATTCACACAGGAGGAGTGGGAACAGCTGGACCTGGCCCAGAGGACACTGTACCGAGAGGTGACACTGGAGACCTGGGAGCATATTGTCTCCCTGG GGCTTTTCCTTTCCAAATCTGATGTGATCTCTCAGCTGGAGCAAGAAGAGGACCTGTGCAGGGCAGAGCAGGTGGTCCCCCGAG ACTGGAAGACTACCCTTGAGGAGAATAGGTTGAATTCTGAAAAAGATCAGGCTAGGGAAGAACTGTCCCACCACGTGGAAGTGAAACAATGTGTACAGGAGGAGCCACCCTGTTTGGTGTCATTAGGAAAAGTGCACAATCAGAGCAACCAGTTAAGGGAACACCAGGACAACTCCTTGAGGTTCATGGTACTCACCTCAGAGAGACTGTTTCCTCAAAGAGAACACTGTGAGCCTGAACTTGGGGGAAGTTATTCTGTACCTTCTACTTTAAGCCTTCTACCTATGACATTACCTGCACGTACAGGTTTCACTAAGCCTAACTCACAGGTTAAAGAGTTTAAACAAAATTCAACTTTcattaatcatgagaaaaatggaGCAGGTGGGAAGCACTGTGAGAATCATCAGCATGCTAGAGCCTTGTGTCAGAGCATTTACTTGAGTAAACTTGGAAACAttgaaacaggaaagaaaaacccTTATGAACATATTGTTGGTCGTGACTCTCTCAACTATGGTTCCTCCCTTTGTTTTCATGGTAAAACTTTTTCAGTGAAGAAAAGTGATGACTGTAAGGATTATGGAAATCTCTTCAGTCACAGTGTGTCTCTGAATGAACAGAAGCCAGCGCATTTTGGAAAAAGTCAGTATGAGTGTGATGAATGCAGAGAAGCCTGTTCTGAGAATCTGTGCCTtgtacaaacagaaagaagtgaCCCTGGAGGGACCCCCTTCAGAGGTGAGGATGGCTGTGCTGCCTTCCCTGTGGCCTCATCTTTTTCTGACTGTAACATCATTCAGACTGCAGAGAAGTCATTTGTGTGTAATCAGTGTGGAAACTCTTTCAGCTGTTGTTGTAAGCACATATACCAGAGAACACAAACTGGAGAAAAGCCCTTCGAATGTACTCATTGTGGGAAATCTTTTAGTCAGAGCTATGACCTTGTCATACATCAGAGGAcacacactggagagaagccctatgAGTGCGACCTATGTGGGAAATCCTTCACCCAGAGATCCAAACTTATTATGCATCAGcgaattcacactggagaaaaaccgTATCAGTGTGTTGAATGTGGAAAATCCTTCAGGTGGAACTCTAACCTCATTgtacatcagagaattcatactggagagaaaccgtaCGAGTGCACTCACTGTGGAAAGTCCTTCAGCCAAAGCTATGAGTTAGTTACACATACAAGAACCCACACTGGAGAAAAGCCCTTCAAATGTACTCAGTGTGGGAAATCTTTCAGCCAGAAGTATGATCTTGTTGTACATCAGAGGacacacactggagagaaaccctatgagtgCAACCTGTGTGGGAAATCCTTCTCCCAGAGTTCTAAACTTATTACGCATCAGcgaattcacactggagaaaaaccgTATCTGTGTATCGAATGTGGGAAATCCTTCAGGTGGAACTCTAACCTCGTCAtccatcagagaattcatactggggAGAAACCGTACAAGTGCACTCATTGTGGAAAGTCCTTCAGCCAAAGCTATCAATTAGTTGCACATAaaagaactcacactggagaaaagcccTATGAATGTAACCAGTGTGGAAAAGCCTTCAATCGAAGCACTCAGCTCATCAGGCATCTGCAAATTCACACTGGGGAGAAGCCGTACAAATGCAATCAGTGCGATAAAGCCTTTGCGAGGAGCTCCTACCTTTTGAtgcatcagagaactcacactggtgagaaacctTTTGAGTGCAGTCAGTGTGGGAAGGCCTTTACAGGGAGCTCTAACCTTCTTTCCCATCAGAGAATTCAttctggagagaaaccctatgaatgtagtGACTGTGGGAAATCCTTCCGGCAGCGATCTCAGCTTGTAGTGCATCGGCAGAcacatactggagagaaaccttag